CGTTCGGCTACGACAAGCGCCCCGAGCTCCTGACCCTTGGCATGATGCTCGGGACGAGCGTCAAGGTCGAGCTGCGGTCCCCCGCGCCCCAGCCCTCCTAGCTAGATGCACGATCTCGTCACTCTGGGCGAGGTGCTCCTACGCCTCGCCATCCCGTCACCCGCTCGCGTCGAGACCGCGCACCGGCTCGATGTGCAGATCGGCGGTGCCGAGGCGAACGTGGCGGCTGCGTGCGCGCGGCTCGGCCTCAGGGTCGCCTGGATCTCATCGCTGCCGGCGAACCCCTGGGGCGAGCGCGTCCGGCGCGAGCTCGCGGGTCACGGGGTGGACTGCGCCTTCGTCCACATGCGCGAGAACGCCCGCCTGGGCCTCTACTTCCTCGAGTACGGCGTGCCGCCGCGGCCCGTGCGCGTTCTCTACGACCGCCGCGACTCCGCCTTCGCCCGCATGGCGGAGGCCGAGGTGGACTGGGAGCCGGTGCGCCGCGCGGGGCTCGTCCACCTGACCGGCATCACGCCGGCGCTCGGCGACGGCCCGCGCGCCCTCGTCCGGCGCGCGATGCGCGAGGCGCGCGCGTTCTCGTTCGACGTGAACTATCGCGCGAGCCTCTGGGGGCTCGCCGACGCGCGCCGGTTCCTCGACGAGGTGCTGCCCGAGGTGCGCTATCTCTTTCTCGGCGACGGCGAGGCGCGCGCGATCTTCAACCTCACCGGCACCGTCGAGCAGATGCTCGAGGCGCTGGCCCGGCTCGCGCCAAAGGCGACGGTGAGCCTGCAGCAGGGCGAGGCGGGCTCGACGGTGCTCGACAGCCAGCGCTTCTACCGGCCGCGCCACCGGTTCAGCGTGCAGATGGTGGATCCGATCGGCGCCGGCGACGCGTACGTCGCGGGCTTCCTCTGGGCGGTGCTCGGCAAGCGCGAGCTCCAGGAGGCCGTCGAGGTCGGGAACGCCGTCGCCGCGCTCAAGTGCTCCATGTGGGGGGACATCGCGCTCGTGACGCC
The sequence above is a segment of the Candidatus Methylomirabilota bacterium genome. Coding sequences within it:
- a CDS encoding sugar kinase yields the protein MHDLVTLGEVLLRLAIPSPARVETAHRLDVQIGGAEANVAAACARLGLRVAWISSLPANPWGERVRRELAGHGVDCAFVHMRENARLGLYFLEYGVPPRPVRVLYDRRDSAFARMAEAEVDWEPVRRAGLVHLTGITPALGDGPRALVRRAMREARAFSFDVNYRASLWGLADARRFLDEVLPEVRYLFLGDGEARAIFNLTGTVEQMLEALARLAPKATVSLQQGEAGSTVLDSQRFYRPRHRFSVQMVDPIGAGDAYVAGFLWAVLGKRELQEAVEVGNAVAALKCSMWGDIALVTPRDVEELLAGGPDVRR